In Haladaptatus cibarius D43, the sequence CGGTTTTCTTCGTCGGTTTGTCTCCACCGGGCACCTTCGAGAAACCACCAGCGTTACCGATGACGGCTTTGCCGCGTTTCTGCTGACGGGCGTCCCACTTCATTCCGGTTCGGCGTCCGCTGCGAACCTTCTCGACTTCGTGTTCGTGGTGTTTGTGACAATGCGGGCAGTACGTGTTAAAGCGTCGTGGCATCTGCATAGATATCGACCTTACGGACGACTTAAGGCCCGGTGCTTAAAACCCGTTTGGTTTCGAATCCGATAACACGGGAGACCGCTTATATATCACTCTGTACGAAATTATTTTATTCTATTTTAGAAATAAAAATTTTCAAGTTGAGCTATATCAAAATAGAAGTCGTCGATCCATGACAAACGTTAATCGAAGACGATTCATCAAAGGCGCAGGCGGCACAGCAGTCGGACTCACAGCACTCGGCGCGGGCGCAGGCAGTGCGAGCGCACAGCGATACGGCATTCCAATCGTCTCCACGCGCGGTCACTTCAACGACGACGGGAACCTCGTTTCGAGCGAGACGCAGACGAGCTACGACACCACGGGCGACGTTCCGGGCGTCGATACCGGCTGTGTCAACGACTTGACCGTGTTCATCCACGGCTGGCACAAAAAGGGTGACAACCCTGACCAGGACGCGAGGGATAAGTTCCTCTCCGCGAAGAACAACCTCGGAACCGCGGGCTACGACGGCACCGTCATCGGCTACTCGTGGGACAACGACGTTGGCGGCGGCGTTGATTTCGGCTGGGGAACGGCAAAAGACGTTGCACAGCAAAACGGCGTCAAACTCGCGCAGTTCGCGGTGTATCTCAAATACTACTGCCCGAACGCGACGCTTCGCTTTGCGGGTCACTCGCTCGGCGCACAGGTATTGTTGAGCTGTCTCCGCTCCCTCGACGTGACGGACTGGTGGAACAACAACGGCCACGAGGTGTACTCGACGCACATCCTCGGCGGCGCGACGGACAACGAAAAGCCGACCACGGAGTCGATGACGACCTACAACGCCATCACCAACCAGACGGCGGCGACGTTCAACTACCACAGCCACGACGACAGCGTGCTTAGCTGGGTCTACAACACCATCGAGTTCGACCAAGCCCTCGGCGAGACGGGCTACGAGAGCGGCAACACGCCCGCCCCGAACTACAACGAGTTCGACGTGACTTCGCAGGTTGGTAGCGACCACTCGGGCTATCTCGACAACCTCGGGGACGACATGGTCTACCACATGAACAACGTCCCGTACTACGACTAATCGGTGGGAGACGGGAAAAACAGAATTGCCAATCAGAAAACATTTATTGCGGTGATTCGAGTCGGTGAACAATGAACCGAGCCGCCGGTGTCGCGTTTCCTTTCCTCATGCTGGTCGCCAGTCTCGGTGTCTCTCCGGCAATCGCGCTTGAAACTACTCCTGTCTGTCCAGTCTGCGGGTACGAGTTCGAGATGTCTGCGAGCGA encodes:
- a CDS encoding 50S ribosomal protein L44e, translated to MQMPRRFNTYCPHCHKHHEHEVEKVRSGRRTGMKWDARQQKRGKAVIGNAGGFSKVPGGDKPTKKTDLKYRCSECGKAHLRPGWRAGRLEFQE
- a CDS encoding twin-arginine translocation signal domain-containing protein, with translation MTNVNRRRFIKGAGGTAVGLTALGAGAGSASAQRYGIPIVSTRGHFNDDGNLVSSETQTSYDTTGDVPGVDTGCVNDLTVFIHGWHKKGDNPDQDARDKFLSAKNNLGTAGYDGTVIGYSWDNDVGGGVDFGWGTAKDVAQQNGVKLAQFAVYLKYYCPNATLRFAGHSLGAQVLLSCLRSLDVTDWWNNNGHEVYSTHILGGATDNEKPTTESMTTYNAITNQTAATFNYHSHDDSVLSWVYNTIEFDQALGETGYESGNTPAPNYNEFDVTSQVGSDHSGYLDNLGDDMVYHMNNVPYYD